The Diaphorobacter ruginosibacter genome contains a region encoding:
- the hisH gene encoding imidazole glycerol phosphate synthase subunit HisH: MNSESKTVAVVDYGMGNLRSVSQAVLAAADGSGWNVVVTSEPEQVRAAQRVVLPGQGAMRDCMRELRDSGLQESVLEAAASKPMFGVCIGMQMLLDYSEEGDTPGLGLIPGTVVKFDLAGRRQEDGSRFKVPQMGWNRVRQTPHSSAVHPLWQGIPDDSFYYFVHSFYAKPEQSSHVAGEADYGGRFASAIARDNIFATQFHPEKSSEHGLALFRNFLNWKP; this comes from the coding sequence ATGAACAGTGAATCGAAAACCGTCGCGGTCGTGGACTATGGCATGGGCAATCTGCGCTCCGTGTCGCAGGCCGTGCTGGCCGCAGCGGATGGCAGCGGCTGGAATGTCGTTGTCACTTCCGAGCCGGAGCAGGTACGGGCTGCACAGCGCGTGGTGCTGCCGGGGCAGGGCGCGATGCGCGACTGCATGCGCGAGCTGCGTGATTCCGGCCTGCAGGAGAGCGTGCTCGAGGCCGCGGCCAGCAAGCCCATGTTCGGTGTCTGCATCGGCATGCAGATGCTGCTGGACTACAGCGAGGAGGGCGATACGCCCGGCCTCGGGCTGATCCCCGGCACCGTGGTCAAGTTTGACCTCGCCGGCCGCAGGCAGGAGGACGGCAGCCGCTTCAAGGTGCCGCAGATGGGCTGGAACCGCGTGCGCCAGACGCCGCATTCCAGCGCCGTGCACCCGCTGTGGCAAGGGATTCCCGATGACAGCTTCTACTACTTCGTGCACAGCTTCTATGCCAAGCCGGAGCAGAGCAGTCATGTCGCAGGCGAGGCCGATTACGGCGGCCGCTTTGCATCCGCCATCGCACGCGATAATATTTTCGCTACGCAATTCCATCCGGAAAAAAGCTCCGAACATGGACTTGCGCTGTTCCGCAACTTCCTGAACTGGAAGCCCTGA
- the hisC gene encoding histidinol-phosphate transaminase → MPNSSPANLSKALDRLRPDVRAMHAYKVQGAVGYLKMDAMENPFSLPPALQLELGQRLGSLEINRYPGERQNDLKAALASYAGAPEGSAVLLGNGSDEIISLLALACAQPHDGARAKLLAPMPGFVMYPMSAQLQGLDFVNVSLTADFELDEPAMLAAIAEHKPAITYIAYPNNPTATLWDQGAVQRIVDAVGEQGGFVVMDEAYQPFASHSFIDRMKAEPERNAHVLLMRTLSKFGLAGVRLGYLIGPEAIVSEIDKVRPPYNVSVLNCEAAIFALEHAEVFAAQALEIRTERAKLIDALKTIPGVEKVWDSEANMVLIRVADAAKTHEGMKARKVLIKNVSTMHPLLANCLRLTVGNAADNAQMLAALQASL, encoded by the coding sequence ATGCCCAATTCTTCTCCCGCCAACCTCTCCAAAGCCCTCGACCGCCTGCGTCCCGACGTGCGCGCCATGCATGCCTACAAGGTGCAGGGTGCTGTCGGCTACCTGAAGATGGACGCCATGGAGAACCCGTTCAGCCTGCCCCCGGCGTTGCAACTGGAGCTGGGCCAGCGTCTCGGAAGCCTGGAGATCAATCGCTATCCCGGAGAGCGGCAGAACGATCTGAAGGCCGCACTCGCAAGCTATGCCGGTGCGCCGGAAGGCAGCGCCGTCCTGCTCGGTAACGGCTCGGACGAAATCATCAGCCTGCTGGCGCTTGCCTGTGCACAGCCGCATGACGGCGCGCGCGCCAAGCTGCTCGCGCCCATGCCGGGCTTCGTGATGTACCCGATGAGTGCACAGTTGCAGGGGCTGGATTTCGTGAACGTGTCGCTCACGGCCGACTTCGAACTCGATGAACCTGCGATGCTTGCGGCGATCGCGGAGCACAAGCCCGCAATCACCTACATCGCCTACCCCAACAACCCCACGGCCACGCTGTGGGACCAGGGCGCGGTGCAGCGCATCGTCGATGCCGTGGGCGAGCAGGGCGGCTTTGTGGTGATGGACGAGGCCTACCAGCCCTTCGCCAGCCACAGCTTTATCGACCGCATGAAGGCCGAGCCGGAGCGCAACGCCCACGTGCTGCTGATGCGCACGCTCAGCAAGTTCGGGCTGGCCGGCGTGCGCCTGGGCTACCTGATCGGCCCCGAGGCCATCGTGAGCGAGATCGACAAGGTGCGCCCTCCCTACAACGTGAGCGTGCTCAACTGCGAGGCCGCGATCTTTGCGCTGGAGCACGCCGAGGTATTTGCCGCCCAGGCCCTTGAAATCCGCACCGAGCGGGCCAAGCTGATCGATGCCCTGAAGACGATTCCGGGTGTGGAGAAGGTCTGGGACAGCGAAGCCAACATGGTGCTCATCCGTGTGGCCGATGCGGCAAAGACCCACGAGGGCATGAAGGCCCGGAAGGTGCTGATCAAAAACGTTTCTACAATGCATCCATTGCTGGCCAACTGCCTGCGTCTGACCGTCGGAAATGCTGCCGACAACGCACAGATGCTCGCGGCGCTCCAGGCTTCCCTATGA
- a CDS encoding PIN domain-containing protein encodes MNPVFVDTSVLIAAEDMGAGALHAATLEWLDALWRARAGRTGSQALCEFYDQVTTAAEPLSQGDARAAIRRYQTWNPWKTDAATLETAWAVQARHNLPFGDCLAVACAQHSGCARMLTLALPHGAHYGGVVMVHPQHAPVSATDEH; translated from the coding sequence ATGAACCCCGTATTTGTTGACACCTCGGTGCTGATCGCTGCGGAGGACATGGGCGCGGGAGCACTGCATGCGGCGACCCTCGAATGGCTCGATGCGCTCTGGCGTGCGCGTGCCGGACGCACCGGAAGCCAGGCGCTGTGCGAGTTCTACGATCAGGTGACCACGGCGGCCGAGCCGCTGTCGCAGGGCGATGCGCGCGCCGCCATCCGCCGCTATCAGACATGGAACCCCTGGAAGACCGATGCCGCCACGCTCGAGACGGCGTGGGCCGTCCAGGCCCGGCACAACCTGCCGTTCGGCGATTGCCTTGCCGTTGCTTGTGCCCAGCACAGCGGCTGCGCCCGGATGCTGACCCTCGCCCTGCCGCATGGTGCGCACTACGGCGGGGTGGTGATGGTGCATCCGCAGCATGCACCGGTTTCCGCAACGGACGAGCATTGA
- the hisB gene encoding imidazoleglycerol-phosphate dehydratase HisB yields MTSSLVPSTPAVDAHADRVAEVARNTAETRIKVRVNLDGSGASRIATGIGFFDHMLEQIARHGLIDLQIDCDGDLHIDGHHTVEDVGITLGQAFARAVGDKKGIRRYGHAYVPLDEALSRVVVDFSGRPGLHLHIPFTAGSIGGFDTQLTYEFFQGFVNHAGVTLHIDNIKGINAHHQCETVFKAFARALRDALERDPRSAGMIPSTKGSL; encoded by the coding sequence ATGACATCATCTCTTGTACCCTCCACACCTGCGGTCGATGCCCATGCCGACCGCGTCGCCGAAGTCGCCCGCAACACCGCGGAGACACGCATCAAGGTGCGCGTGAACCTGGATGGTTCCGGCGCCTCGCGCATTGCAACCGGCATCGGTTTCTTCGACCACATGCTCGAGCAGATCGCACGCCACGGGCTGATCGACCTGCAGATCGACTGTGACGGCGACCTGCACATCGACGGACACCACACGGTGGAAGACGTGGGCATCACGCTGGGCCAGGCCTTCGCGCGCGCCGTGGGCGACAAGAAGGGCATCAGGCGCTACGGACATGCCTACGTGCCGCTCGACGAAGCGCTCTCGCGCGTGGTGGTCGACTTCTCGGGCCGGCCGGGGCTGCATCTGCACATCCCGTTCACGGCCGGCAGCATCGGCGGCTTCGACACCCAGCTGACCTACGAGTTCTTCCAGGGCTTCGTGAACCACGCGGGTGTGACGCTGCACATCGACAACATCAAGGGCATCAATGCGCACCACCAGTGCGAGACGGTGTTCAAGGCCTTTGCCCGCGCGCTGCGCGATGCGCTCGAGCGCGATCCGCGCTCGGCCGGCATGATTCCGTCCACCAAGGGCTCGCTGTAA
- the hisA gene encoding 1-(5-phosphoribosyl)-5-[(5-phosphoribosylamino)methylideneamino]imidazole-4-carboxamide isomerase → MLLIPAIDLKDGQCVRLKQGDMDQSTIFGEDPAAIARRWVDAGARRLHLVDLNGAFAGQPKNKEAIKAILKEVGQEIPVQLGGGIRDLDTIESCIDAGMRYVIIGTAAVKNPGFLRDACSAFGGHIIVGLDAKDGKVATDGWSKLTGHEVVDLARKYQDWGVESIIYTDIGRDGMLSGINIDATVALAQALSIPVIASGGLAGMADIEKLCEVEREGVEGVICGRAIYSGDLDFAAAQDRADELSA, encoded by the coding sequence ATGCTGCTCATCCCCGCCATCGACCTCAAGGACGGCCAATGCGTGCGCCTCAAACAAGGTGATATGGATCAATCCACGATTTTTGGTGAAGACCCGGCCGCCATCGCGCGCCGCTGGGTAGACGCCGGAGCACGCCGATTGCATCTGGTCGACCTGAACGGAGCATTCGCCGGGCAACCGAAGAACAAGGAGGCCATCAAGGCCATCCTGAAGGAAGTCGGCCAGGAGATCCCGGTGCAGCTCGGTGGCGGCATCCGCGACCTGGACACCATCGAGTCCTGCATCGACGCGGGCATGCGCTACGTCATCATCGGGACGGCCGCAGTGAAGAACCCCGGCTTCCTGAGGGACGCCTGCAGCGCGTTCGGTGGGCACATCATCGTCGGTCTCGACGCCAAGGATGGCAAGGTCGCCACCGATGGCTGGAGCAAGCTCACGGGCCATGAAGTGGTCGATCTGGCGCGCAAGTACCAGGACTGGGGCGTCGAGTCCATCATCTACACCGACATCGGCCGCGACGGCATGCTGTCGGGCATCAACATCGATGCCACCGTGGCGCTGGCCCAGGCCCTGTCCATTCCGGTGATCGCATCGGGCGGCCTGGCGGGCATGGCCGACATCGAGAAGCTCTGCGAGGTGGAGCGCGAAGGCGTGGAGGGCGTGATCTGCGGACGCGCCATCTATTCCGGCGACCTCGATTTCGCCGCTGCGCAGGATCGCGCCGACGAACTGTCGGCGTGA